The Phoenix dactylifera cultivar Barhee BC4 chromosome 15, palm_55x_up_171113_PBpolish2nd_filt_p, whole genome shotgun sequence genome contains a region encoding:
- the LOC103716393 gene encoding granule-bound starch synthase 2, chloroplastic/amyloplastic-like isoform X1 — translation MASLGSLPFLLEVSRGSNSVLLQNRAVCRGWPSAAAFCRASSTDVDGGACKVRFLRVGKGEILVGLSLVSGKKGLRAIGKGGSFEGEEGGDDGGINDGDNALQATADKREKLRAMRRKLLQKIVERRNLVSSLTNSEVKEEENMVSYTMSDKTSNPNLSPSSGGPAGRYKDRPVSDSFSQSNEAMISDTPSGSVNGSFLNKEMESGSSTRVEQEVADAVGLTREASLETAGSKTASQVLLESSGTYDVKDVNLEDPLGAKLDSTDVEHGVNLEEGNMEPPPLAGANVMNVIVVAAECAPWSKTGGLGDVAGALPKALARRGHRVMVVAPRYRNYAEPHDTGVRKCYKVNGQVCGCYIICSLTSRTRYMFNFIVSMLFAVQDMEVIYFQAYIDGVDFVFIDNSLFHHHENNIYGGDRLEILKRMVLFCKAAVEVPWHVPCGGVCYGDGNLVFIANDWHTALLPVYLKAYYRDNGLMKFARSVLVIHNIAHQGRGPVGDFFHIDLPDYYMDLFKLHDPIGGDHFNIFAAGLKTADRVVTVSHGYAWELKTSEGGWGLHEIINQNHWKFQGIVNGIDTKEWNPEFDVQLRSDGYTNYSLATLQTGKPQCKAALQQELGLPVRDNVPILAFIGRLDHQKGVDLIAEAIPWIVGQDVQLVMLGTGRPDLEDMLRRFESQYHDKVRGWVGFSVKMAHRITAGADILLMPSRFEPCGLNQLYAMMYGTIPVVHAVGGLRDTVIQFDPYKESGYGWTFDRAEAHKLKDALGNCLNTYWNYKESWRGLQIRGMMQDLSWDNAAQRYEEVLVAAKYQW, via the exons ATGGCATCGCTTGGatctcttcctttcctcctcGAAGTGTCGCGTGGGAGTAATTCTGTTCTCCTTCAGAACAGAGCCGTCTGCCGTGGCTGGCCGTCCGCTGCGGCATTTTGTCGAGCGAGTTCTACGGATGTTGACGGAGGTGCTTGTAAAGTGAGGTTTCTGAGGGTCGGAAAAGGCGAGATTTTGGTGGGCCTTTCATTAGTTAGTGGAAAGAAGGGGCTGCGCGCTATCGGAAAAGGTGGCAGCTTTGAGGGTGAGGAGGGCGGGGATGATGGTGGTATAAATGATGGCGATAATGCCCTTCAGGCGACTGCCGATAAGAGAGAGAAGCTTCGGGCGATGCGGAGGAAGCTACTTCAGAAg ATTGTGGAAAGAAGAAATCTTGTCTCATCTCTAACAAATAGTGAagttaaagaagaagagaacatgGTTTCTTATACTATGAGTGATAAAACCTCAAATCCAAATCTAAGTCCAAGCAGTGGAGGGCCTGCTGGAAGATACAAGGACAGGCCTGTTTCTGACAGTTTTTCCCAGTCAAATGAAGCTATGATATCAGACACTCCATCTGGTAGTGTCAATGGAAGTTTTCTTAATAAAGAGATGGAATCTGGTAGTAGCACACGAGTGGAACAAGAAGTTGCAGATGCTGTTGGATTAACCAGAGAAGCCAGTCTGGAAACCGCTGGCTCTAAGACTGCATCACAAGTTCTCTTGGAGTCCTCTGGAACATATGATGTGAAAGATGTAAATCTTGAGGATCCATTGGGAGCAAAGCTAGACAGTACAGATGTGGAACATGGTGTGAATCTTGAGGAAGGAAACATGGAACCCCCTCCCTTGGCTGGGGCAAATGTCATGAATGTCATAGTGGTAGCAGCAGAATGTGCTCCTTGGTCCAAAACAG GTGGGCTTGGGGATGTTGCTGGAGCTTTGCCAAAGGCTTTGGCTAGGAGAGGCCATCGAGTTATG GTTGTGGCACCAAGGTATCGTAACTATGCTGAACCTCACGATACAGGAGTTCGCAAATGCTACAAGGTTAATGGGCAGGTATGTGGATGTTATATCATCTGTAGCTTGACTAGCAGAACAAGGTACATGTTTAATTTCATTGTTTCTATGCTATTTGCTGTGCAGGATATGGAAGTAATTTACTTTCAGGCCTACATTGATGGTGTAGATTTTGTGTTCATTGATAATAGCCTCTTTCATCACCACGAGAATAACATTTATGGGGGAGACCGACTG GAGATACTAAAACGGATGGTTTTGTTCTGCAAGGCAGCTGTAGAG GTTCCTTGGCATGTTCCATGTGGTGGTGTCTGCTATGGAGATGGGAATTTGGTTTTCATTGCAAATGATTGGCACACTGCACTCTTACCAGTTTATCTGAAGGCATACTATCGTGACAATGGCTTGATGAAATTTGCCCGATCTGTTCTGGTGATACACAACATAGCCCACCAG GGTCGTGGTCCTGTAGGAGATTTCTTCCATATAGATTTGCCCGATTACTACATGGACCTTTTTAAACTGCATGACCCAATCGGAGGTGATCACTTCAATATATTTGCTGCTGGCTTGAAGACTGCCGACCGTGTGGTTACTGTAAGCCATGGTTATGCATGGGAGCTGAAAACATCAGAAGGTGGTTGGGGCCTGCACGAGATCATAAACCAGAACCACTGGAAATTCCAAGGCATTGTAAATGGGATTGATACAAAGGAATGGAATCCTGAGTTCGACGTGCAACTCAGATCTGATGGCTACACTAACTATTCTTTGGCAACTCTACAAACAGGCAAGCCCCAATGCAAGGCTGCCCTGCAACAAGAGCTTGGCCTGCCGGTCCGTGATAATGTTCCCATCCTTGCTTTCATTGGGAGGTTAGATCACCAGAAAGGCGTGGACCTCATTGCAGAGGCCATCCCTTGGATTGTTGGTCAGGATGTGCAGTTAGTTATGTTGGGCACTGGGAGGCCAGACCTCGAGGATATGCTGCGGAGGTTTGAGAGTCAGTACCATGACAAGGTCAGGGGATGGGTAGGGTTCTCCGTGAAGATGGCGCACCGAATTACAGCAGGTGCAGACATTTTGCTTATGCCATCAAGGTTTGAGCCTTGTGGGCTGAACCAGCTGTATGCTATGATGTATGGTACAATTCCAGTGGTGCATGCGGTCGGTGGCCTTAGAGACACCGTCATACAGTTTGATCCTTACAAGGAGAGTGGCTATGGGTGGACTTTTGATCGGGCAGAGGCACACAAACTGAAGGATGCATTGGGTAACTGTTTGAACACGTACTGGAATTATAAGGAAAGTTGGAGAGGACTTCAAATTCGAGGGATGATGCAAGACCTTAGCTGGGATAATGCTGCTCAACGCTACGAGGAAGTCCTTGTTGCCGCAAAGTATCAATGGTGA
- the LOC103716393 gene encoding granule-bound starch synthase 2, chloroplastic/amyloplastic-like isoform X2 produces the protein MASLGSLPFLLEVSRGSNSVLLQNRAVCRGWPSAAAFCRASSTDVDGGACKVRFLRVGKGEILVGLSLVSGKKGLRAIGKGGSFEGEEGGDDGGINDGDNALQATADKREKLRAMRRKLLQKIVERRNLVSSLTNSEVKEEENMVSYTMSDKTSNPNLSPSSGGPAGRYKDRPVSDSFSQSNEAMISDTPSGSVNGSFLNKEMESGSSTRVEQEVADAVGLTREASLETAGSKTASQVLLESSGTYDVKDVNLEDPLGAKLDSTDVEHGVNLEEGNMEPPPLAGANVMNVIVVAAECAPWSKTGGLGDVAGALPKALARRGHRVMVVAPRYRNYAEPHDTGVRKCYKVNGQDMEVIYFQAYIDGVDFVFIDNSLFHHHENNIYGGDRLEILKRMVLFCKAAVEVPWHVPCGGVCYGDGNLVFIANDWHTALLPVYLKAYYRDNGLMKFARSVLVIHNIAHQGRGPVGDFFHIDLPDYYMDLFKLHDPIGGDHFNIFAAGLKTADRVVTVSHGYAWELKTSEGGWGLHEIINQNHWKFQGIVNGIDTKEWNPEFDVQLRSDGYTNYSLATLQTGKPQCKAALQQELGLPVRDNVPILAFIGRLDHQKGVDLIAEAIPWIVGQDVQLVMLGTGRPDLEDMLRRFESQYHDKVRGWVGFSVKMAHRITAGADILLMPSRFEPCGLNQLYAMMYGTIPVVHAVGGLRDTVIQFDPYKESGYGWTFDRAEAHKLKDALGNCLNTYWNYKESWRGLQIRGMMQDLSWDNAAQRYEEVLVAAKYQW, from the exons ATGGCATCGCTTGGatctcttcctttcctcctcGAAGTGTCGCGTGGGAGTAATTCTGTTCTCCTTCAGAACAGAGCCGTCTGCCGTGGCTGGCCGTCCGCTGCGGCATTTTGTCGAGCGAGTTCTACGGATGTTGACGGAGGTGCTTGTAAAGTGAGGTTTCTGAGGGTCGGAAAAGGCGAGATTTTGGTGGGCCTTTCATTAGTTAGTGGAAAGAAGGGGCTGCGCGCTATCGGAAAAGGTGGCAGCTTTGAGGGTGAGGAGGGCGGGGATGATGGTGGTATAAATGATGGCGATAATGCCCTTCAGGCGACTGCCGATAAGAGAGAGAAGCTTCGGGCGATGCGGAGGAAGCTACTTCAGAAg ATTGTGGAAAGAAGAAATCTTGTCTCATCTCTAACAAATAGTGAagttaaagaagaagagaacatgGTTTCTTATACTATGAGTGATAAAACCTCAAATCCAAATCTAAGTCCAAGCAGTGGAGGGCCTGCTGGAAGATACAAGGACAGGCCTGTTTCTGACAGTTTTTCCCAGTCAAATGAAGCTATGATATCAGACACTCCATCTGGTAGTGTCAATGGAAGTTTTCTTAATAAAGAGATGGAATCTGGTAGTAGCACACGAGTGGAACAAGAAGTTGCAGATGCTGTTGGATTAACCAGAGAAGCCAGTCTGGAAACCGCTGGCTCTAAGACTGCATCACAAGTTCTCTTGGAGTCCTCTGGAACATATGATGTGAAAGATGTAAATCTTGAGGATCCATTGGGAGCAAAGCTAGACAGTACAGATGTGGAACATGGTGTGAATCTTGAGGAAGGAAACATGGAACCCCCTCCCTTGGCTGGGGCAAATGTCATGAATGTCATAGTGGTAGCAGCAGAATGTGCTCCTTGGTCCAAAACAG GTGGGCTTGGGGATGTTGCTGGAGCTTTGCCAAAGGCTTTGGCTAGGAGAGGCCATCGAGTTATG GTTGTGGCACCAAGGTATCGTAACTATGCTGAACCTCACGATACAGGAGTTCGCAAATGCTACAAGGTTAATGGGCAG GATATGGAAGTAATTTACTTTCAGGCCTACATTGATGGTGTAGATTTTGTGTTCATTGATAATAGCCTCTTTCATCACCACGAGAATAACATTTATGGGGGAGACCGACTG GAGATACTAAAACGGATGGTTTTGTTCTGCAAGGCAGCTGTAGAG GTTCCTTGGCATGTTCCATGTGGTGGTGTCTGCTATGGAGATGGGAATTTGGTTTTCATTGCAAATGATTGGCACACTGCACTCTTACCAGTTTATCTGAAGGCATACTATCGTGACAATGGCTTGATGAAATTTGCCCGATCTGTTCTGGTGATACACAACATAGCCCACCAG GGTCGTGGTCCTGTAGGAGATTTCTTCCATATAGATTTGCCCGATTACTACATGGACCTTTTTAAACTGCATGACCCAATCGGAGGTGATCACTTCAATATATTTGCTGCTGGCTTGAAGACTGCCGACCGTGTGGTTACTGTAAGCCATGGTTATGCATGGGAGCTGAAAACATCAGAAGGTGGTTGGGGCCTGCACGAGATCATAAACCAGAACCACTGGAAATTCCAAGGCATTGTAAATGGGATTGATACAAAGGAATGGAATCCTGAGTTCGACGTGCAACTCAGATCTGATGGCTACACTAACTATTCTTTGGCAACTCTACAAACAGGCAAGCCCCAATGCAAGGCTGCCCTGCAACAAGAGCTTGGCCTGCCGGTCCGTGATAATGTTCCCATCCTTGCTTTCATTGGGAGGTTAGATCACCAGAAAGGCGTGGACCTCATTGCAGAGGCCATCCCTTGGATTGTTGGTCAGGATGTGCAGTTAGTTATGTTGGGCACTGGGAGGCCAGACCTCGAGGATATGCTGCGGAGGTTTGAGAGTCAGTACCATGACAAGGTCAGGGGATGGGTAGGGTTCTCCGTGAAGATGGCGCACCGAATTACAGCAGGTGCAGACATTTTGCTTATGCCATCAAGGTTTGAGCCTTGTGGGCTGAACCAGCTGTATGCTATGATGTATGGTACAATTCCAGTGGTGCATGCGGTCGGTGGCCTTAGAGACACCGTCATACAGTTTGATCCTTACAAGGAGAGTGGCTATGGGTGGACTTTTGATCGGGCAGAGGCACACAAACTGAAGGATGCATTGGGTAACTGTTTGAACACGTACTGGAATTATAAGGAAAGTTGGAGAGGACTTCAAATTCGAGGGATGATGCAAGACCTTAGCTGGGATAATGCTGCTCAACGCTACGAGGAAGTCCTTGTTGCCGCAAAGTATCAATGGTGA
- the LOC113463336 gene encoding uncharacterized protein LOC113463336 yields the protein MRLAVEIFCGTGFFLAKLKTLLNTEGESPRCRPNPIAALPIVPFFKILIVFHSSILIVLLTPDLLFCRSASVFTDRSPARSSPPPPRHPPAAEPPVPTLISRNLLASLPSPESLTPVFFTSARCTFCILGVLESRRLRLRPLLQLHPSVSGTASHRQASLNEFALGPQMHWAALIFILPLVI from the exons ATGCGGCTTGCGGTCGAGATCTTCTGCGGGACAG GATTTTTTTTGGCAAAGCTTAAGACATTGCTGAACACTGAGGGTGAGTCGCCGCGATGCCGTCCCAATCCTATCGCGGCATTGCCCATCGTCCCTTTCTTTAAAATCCTCATCGTCTTCCACTCCTCAATCCTCATCGTCCTCCTGACTCCTGACCTCCTCTTCTGCAGATCTGCTTCAGTCTTCACCGACCGCTCGCCGGCGCGGTcgtctcctccacctccccggCATCCCCCGGCCGCAGAACCGCCCGTGCCCACCTTGATCTCCCGCAacctcctcgcctccctccCGTCCCCTGAGTCCCTGACTCCCGTCTTCTTCACGTCAGCCCGCTGCACTT TTTGCATCCTGGGCGTTCTCGAATCTCGACGGTTGCGTCTTCGGCCTCTTCTCCAACTCCATCCATCAGTCTCCGGCACCGCTTCTCACCGTCAA gcctctcttAACGAGtttgccttaggcccccaaatgcattgggccgccctGATATTTATTTTGCCACTGGTTATCTAA